DNA sequence from the Malus domestica chromosome 11, GDT2T_hap1 genome:
atcaatctcttcgtctcgtcgagtagtacaactttcctttttgtttcactcaatttcgttgagtattgaaaaagttatactcatttgaatcttacccaaattccggcgacctcagtggctttcgaggcaatttccggccaaaccacaacgaTTCAGACGTCGtgtaaggtaccattctcttcgtctcttcgagggctacaactttcctttttgtttcactcaatgtcgttgcgtattgaaaaagttatactcatttgaatcttacccaatttccggcgacctcagtggctttcgaggaaatttccggccaaaACACGGCGAGTTGggcggcgtgcaaggtatcaatctcttcgtctcgtcgagtagtacaactttcctttttgtttcactcaattttgttgagtattaaaaaagttatactcatttgaatcttacccagtttccgccgatctcagtgactttcgaggcattttccggccaaaccacgacgatttAGACGTcttgtgaggtaccattctcttcgtctcttcgagggctacaacttttgtttttgtcttccttgatttcgttgagttttgacaacgttatggccgtttaaagtgggtgtaaaATTTCGGCCAAAATTCTGATTTTCTCTCCCATTGGgggagtcccacatcgcccatgtgagggcagtgagcaagcaaTTTTGCCTATAAAATCCACATTCCCCCAGCTGAGAAAATCCTAGCTTGATTGGCCTTTGGGCTATGATCAAGTGAAGTATATGTTGAGTTTTCTCaacatatttaagtattttttagtattatgttgcgatattatcaatatttatcgaaaatattgaaaatattgcgatattatcgataatattgtgatatttggatgaaaattatttggatagttaaaaaaattttggattttcaaaaaaatgataatatcggtgatatttcgccgatattatcgatatttaaatccttggcaagaacacacacacatataaaaaTGACATTTGGAAAGCGTTCAATTGCAGAAAGTGAGGCGTAGCTTCGCGATGTTTGATCACTCGAGTTAGCGTTATAATATAATGTACTCAGAAATTACTGGAGGAAAGGACACGGTATTGagtaaagagtaaattgtacaaatggtccctcaactttaatcaaattggagcaatggtccctcaactaaaaattcattaccattggtccctcaacttatcaaaatgtgtagctatagtccttttcatcaattttgtcaaaatattgtcaaaataagctatgttggaataaccatttatataattagggtcccttaactcatcaaagtgtataattatggttcttttcgtcaactatgtcaaaaaatttgtcaaaacgagttatattggAAGGACTATtgttacaattgggttaaagttaaaggaccatttctccacttgaattaaagttcagggaccaatggtaatggatttttagttgagggaccatagctgcacgttttgataagttgagggaccaaaggtaatggatttttagttgagggaccattgctccaatttgattaaagttgagggaccatttgtacaatttactcttgaGTAAATGTATGCATGTAATATCATTTACTATTACTTTTATGTATGAGCCATGCTATAATGAGGTTTCTCTAGTATATGTCTGTATATGAGATAAAACTGTTATGTATGAGCTCATATAAAACTTTTTTTACTCATGCATCTTCTTTAAACTTTTCATGAATATGGAGCATTTAAAATCTGCCTTGATGATGTCTTGTTCTCCTGTTCTTGTTTTCGGAGAAGCTTTTGTTTTAATTCTTGCATTGAATCTGCAGTGATGAAATCTTGGAACGAGtctgttatgttttcttgtcCTTGACTCCCTTTACAATTTGTGAAGATG
Encoded proteins:
- the LOC139189320 gene encoding uncharacterized protein isoform X1 produces the protein MESSWGAIHYLSSGKGKILSEEERAAENVYIQRKERGILEKQKAEKEKAEKAKENADKWLSRQFPAKPQRFRRRVSGFRGNFRPKHGELGGVQVSADLSDFRGIFRPNHDDLDVL